TAGAAACATTTTTTTGAAACAACCCTGCTTTGCCCTGTTTGGAGTATTCCATTTTGGGCGATGATGTAATATTTGAGCTTTACAACGAACTAATAGCTGAAACAAAGTGCTGACATGAGTTTGCTCGACACCATATTACTCGCTCTCAATGCCATTCGAGGTAATTTGCTCAGAACAGCTCTGACTTGTCTGATTATTGCATTTGGCATCATGGCTTTGGTTGGCATTTTAACTGCAGTAGATGGTATTCAGGCCTCTTTGAGCAGCAATTTTGCCACAATGGGTGCAAATAATTTCGACATCAGAAAAAAAGGAACCGGCATACAGGTTGGCAGAAGAGGACGACGACCAAAAGAGTTCAAACCCATTACCATTACTCAGGCATTAGACTTTAAAGAGCGCTTTAACTATCCGGTTACTGTTTCCTTGTCTATGAATGCAGCTTTTGCTGCAACGGTAAAATACCAATCTGAAAAAACCAATCCCAACATCAGTGTAACCGGAGGAGATGCCAACTATTTATCAGTGGCCGGATTGAGCCTAATTGACGGGCGAAACTTTACCGAACCGGAAGTTCAAAGCGGCCGCAACCTCATTATTTTGGGCAATGGCTTGGCCCTGAAGTTGTTTAAAAAAACCTCAAATGCCATTGATAAAATAGTATCGGTTGAAAACCGAAAATACCGAGTGGTGGGCGTGTTGGAAGAAAAAGGATCCAGCAGTATTTTCAGCAGCGACAATGTGGTAATAATTCCGGTTATGAATGCCCGGCAGGAGTTTGCAACATCCGAAAGCACCTATGTTATTACGGTTAGTGTAAACAACGCTTATCAAATAGAAGAAGCCATTGCCGAAGCCTCCGGTTTGATGAGAAGTATCAGAAAACTCAGGGCAGGAGACGAAGAAGATTTTGATGTGTCAAAAAGCGATAAACTTGCGAGCATTCTCATCGAACAGTCAGAATACATTACCACTGCAGCCACTATTATCGGAATCATTACTTTGTTGGGTGGTGCTGTAGGATTGATGAACATCATGTTGGTGTCCGTTGCTGAGCGAATCAGGGAAATCGGCATCAGCAAAGCAATTGGAGCTAAACGGCAAACAATTGTTACCCAGTTTTTGGTAGAGGCAATTGTTATTTGTCAGATAGGCGGATTATTAGGAGTTGTGTTTGGAATTTTTGTGGGCAACGGTGTATCTTTACTTATCAAAGGGCCCTTTATCGTTCCCTGGTTCTGGATGGCCGGTGGAATTGTTATCTGTTTTATTGTAGGTATTGTTTCTGGGTTATATCCGGCCATAAAAGCAGCAAGTGTAGATCCGATTGAGGCTTTGAGATATGAATAAAACGCTGTTTCTTTGGCCTTGTTTTCCCAGTTTCACAAATCACCGATAAACAACTTAAATACATGCTTCCCGAAATTAGCCAAAAGTTTACCCGTTTAGAACAAATCTGGCAAAACTATTTTCAAATCATTGACGGTGCGTCAGAAGAACAACGCCATTTTAAACCTGCGCCAGACAAATGGTGTATGTTGGAAGTGGCTCAACATATCATCGGGTCTGAAAACGGAACCTTACGGTTTTTTAATAAATATCAACCCAAACAAGTGAAAATGACCGACAAAGTTTCGGGAGTGGTCAGATCTCTTGTTTTAACACTCGCGCTTAAATCCCCCTTTAAATTCAAAGTGCCCAATGTCCCCGGGTTAAATCCTAAAAACATCCATTCCTGGGAACAAATTATTGCCGAATGGAGGGACATTCAAAACGGATTGCGTCAATATTTTCAAGACTTCCCGTCAGAACACCTCAACCATATCGTATTTAAACATCCTGTTGCCGGAAAGTTTAACGTTTTTCAAACGCTCGACTTTTTAAACGAACATGCCACTCATCATCTCTTTCAATTAGAGCGGATAAAAAACACGCCCGGTTTCCCATCTTCTTAGTTTTCCTTATGCCCGATAAATATACCGACCTGCCTTTAATCCGGTTTATGGAATTAAGTCAGCAAGCAAATTGCATTTTGCTTGATGTGAGAACAAATCCTGAGTTTGCAGATTTTCATTTTCAAAACGCTTTAAATATTGACATCAAAGACCGTGATTTCACCAGCGAAATTGAAGAATTAGACCCTGAAAAAAAATATTTTGTCTATTGTAATAGAGGTATAAGAAGTGTAAACGCCTGTATATTAATGTCAAAAATAGGGTTTCAACATCTGTATAACCTGAAAGGAGGCATACAAGCTTATCATTAAGTAAAATCACCTGACTTTGACAGTTAAATGAGATAACCCGTTAATAATCAATGATAATAAGAA
This is a stretch of genomic DNA from Sphingobacteriales bacterium. It encodes these proteins:
- a CDS encoding ABC transporter permease — encoded protein: MSLLDTILLALNAIRGNLLRTALTCLIIAFGIMALVGILTAVDGIQASLSSNFATMGANNFDIRKKGTGIQVGRRGRRPKEFKPITITQALDFKERFNYPVTVSLSMNAAFAATVKYQSEKTNPNISVTGGDANYLSVAGLSLIDGRNFTEPEVQSGRNLIILGNGLALKLFKKTSNAIDKIVSVENRKYRVVGVLEEKGSSSIFSSDNVVIIPVMNARQEFATSESTYVITVSVNNAYQIEEAIAEASGLMRSIRKLRAGDEEDFDVSKSDKLASILIEQSEYITTAATIIGIITLLGGAVGLMNIMLVSVAERIREIGISKAIGAKRQTIVTQFLVEAIVICQIGGLLGVVFGIFVGNGVSLLIKGPFIVPWFWMAGGIVICFIVGIVSGLYPAIKAASVDPIEALRYE
- a CDS encoding rhodanese-like domain-containing protein, with product MELSQQANCILLDVRTNPEFADFHFQNALNIDIKDRDFTSEIEELDPEKKYFVYCNRGIRSVNACILMSKIGFQHLYNLKGGIQAYH
- a CDS encoding DinB family protein; protein product: MLPEISQKFTRLEQIWQNYFQIIDGASEEQRHFKPAPDKWCMLEVAQHIIGSENGTLRFFNKYQPKQVKMTDKVSGVVRSLVLTLALKSPFKFKVPNVPGLNPKNIHSWEQIIAEWRDIQNGLRQYFQDFPSEHLNHIVFKHPVAGKFNVFQTLDFLNEHATHHLFQLERIKNTPGFPSS